In a single window of the Bactrocera dorsalis isolate Fly_Bdor chromosome 2, ASM2337382v1, whole genome shotgun sequence genome:
- the LOC105231818 gene encoding uncharacterized protein LOC105231818 has translation MRSLSLLHLTLGILLCLLAADKSALALRINIRTTTPATTTANTEATSTPSSRLIIINNNVPNIDASCMVRYKCTAKLKGVTVAPRPCTKYCVKFIECPNAAKVAGSAGQCFELEEGALRQKYEGATKQGSTVPLMEVAMIDFPCRPGFLPDDLGRCREVW, from the coding sequence atgCGTAGTTTATCGCTCTTACACTTGACCTTGGGTATTTTACTCTGTCTGCTTGCTGCAGATAAATCCGCTCTTGCATTACGCATTAACATCCGTACTACTAcaccggcaacaacaacagccaataCTGAGGCAACTAGCACACCATCGTCTCGACTCATCATTATCAACAACAACGTACCAAACATCGATGCCAGCTGCATGGTACGCTATAAGTGTACCGCGAAATTGAAGGGCGTTACAGTGGCGCCCAGACCTTGTACTAAATACTGTGTGAAATTCATTGAATGTCCGAATGCAGCGAAGGTTGCCGGTTCGGCTGGTCAGTGCTTCGAGCTGGAAGAGGGCGCACTTCGCCAAAAATATGAAGGCGCGACGAAGCAAGGCAGTACAGTGCCGCTAATGGAGGTGGCTATGATAGATTTCCCTTGCCGTCCTGGTTTTCTGCCAGATGACTTGGGCCGCTGTCGTGAAGTATGGTGA